CTAGGACTAATGAATCATTTAGCACAAAGCCGCCAACTACTACGCCGGGAATCATTTTGCACTCAGGTAGTAGATAACTTTCAAGTATTTGTAATTAATGATACGCATAAACTTACCGATCCTGTACTTGCTGGCAGCAAGTTAGTGCAAGATTATGGTATTCGTGCTTACTTAGGAGCGCCATTAATTGATGCTGAGGGACATTGTTTAGGTGCATTAGCGGTGATGGATTTAGTCCCGCGCAATTTTACAACGCGAGATATTGAGTTTTTACAAATCATTGCTCGTTGGAGCATGAGTGAATTTGAACGTAATAGACTCCTGCAAGGCAAACTCGAATCAAGCGCTGCCAAAAACGTTCCGATGTTTTCACTGAATGAGGAACGTAACACTGAGATTAAAATTACTGCATCCACAGATAGCGACTCTGTTTCTACTAAGCAACTGAAGCTAGAACTTTTGAGTCAGCTAACTCAGGAGTTACGCACGCCCTTAACATCTGTACTCGGTATGGCTAGTGTTTTAGGACGTGAGATTTATGGGCGCTTTGACGACTAAGCAGAGAGAATATTTAGAAATTATCCAACACAGTGGTCGGTATTTACTTTCCCTAGTAAACGAAATTACCGAACTAGGAGCGATGGATGAAAACTCAACTGTGCTAAATTTAGCTCCCGTGGATATTGAAATGCTATGCCAACAAGCTATCAATACCCTAGAAGAAGTAGCTAATCGCCGCGAGCAAGATATTCGCCTGTCTATAGAACCGGGACGCAATCGCATTTGGCCTTTAGATAAAGACAAGGTGCGGCAAATGCTTTATCATCTGGTTTTCAGTGTGATTCAACTTTCGGCTACAGGTAGCATTGTTCGCATTCATGTTTCTTACAAAGAAGATGCGCTTAACATTACTATTTGGGTTTCCCATCCCTGGTTAGGCGATGGCATAACAGAGGTCGATCCTTACTTCCGTCTCAATTCTTTGTCGCTGCTGGAGCTTACAGGTGAGGTCGCAACTTACAATACTCATACAGAAAGACAAGAACAACTAGATACTTTATCAGTAGCAGTGGAAAATTCCAAAAACTTGAGTGATTCCCACTCAAATTTCTTTGCTACTAGTTCAGGTATAAATTTAGCTAAATCACATGGAAGTCTTTCTCGTGAAAGCTTAGGTCTATTACTAAGCTGTCAACTGGCAGAATTACATGGTGGACATATTTTGATTCAAGGTTCACCAGAATCAGGATATCGTTATGTGCTTTCTTTGCCACTGCAACTAGCGACTTCCTCACAAGCAATTAGCGATGTCTAATCGTGGGGATTGCGTAAGGTGGGGCCCCCTCTGGGGATAAGGGGTAATTGGAGATTGGGAAAGACGTATTTTCTATCTAGATTTGATTAATTCTCTGTGTGCTTCTGCGCTTACCTATGCTTTTAAATTTCAACCCTCAATTCGCCACCATTTTACATTAAGCTGTACTAAGTATATGAAGAACTATCTTAACTTCCTATTGGCTGATGGCTAGGAATAAAAGCGCCATCACGCGATGGGCAATTTCTGTTATTACCTTTTTATAGCTATAGGCATTATGATCGATTCCAAGTTCTGCGTCGGCAGGCTAATCGATCGCAATGTTTTTTATGAATTTAGTCTGGCAACGATTTACTCTATCAACTTTACCGCTCAAAGAATATCTTGCTACCAGTTATGTACACCGCTCTCTGGTGGGACTGCTAAGTTCTTGGCGGCAAACTAGCGTCTTGCTTCAATGGGGAGATGCGATCGCAGCAGCTTTACTCAGCTTAATATATGCTCTAGCACCTTTTGCTTCCAGTACGTTGGTGGGTTTGTTGCTGGTGGCTTGTGTCGGATTTTGGCTGTTGTTGACTTTATCAGATGAAGTAACAACAGCAAATGTCTCGTCAGTCACTCCCATTCACCTGCTAGTACTGCTTTACTGGGGAGTTGCCGCAATTGCAACAGCATTATCACCAGTCAAAAAGGCAGCACTTAACGACTTGGGAACGTTGACCTTGTATTTGCTACTATTTGCCCTTTGTGCCAGGGTATTAAGGTCGCCTCGCCTCCGTTCTTGGATTATCATCCTTTATCTGCACGTATCGTTAATTGTTAGTGTATACGGGTTGCGCCAATGGTTTTTTGGAGCCACAGCATTGGCAACTTGGGTTGATCCAGAATCTCCGATGTCTAAGACTACAAGAGTCTATAGTTATTTAGGCAATCCCAACTTATTGGCTGGATACCTCCTACCAGCAGTAATTTTTAGTTTAGTGGCAATTTTTGCATGGCAAAGCTGGCTAAAAAAGCTCTTGCATTAACGATGCTAATTGTCAATAGTTCCTGCCTGATTCTGACTTTTAGTCGTGGCGGTTGGATTGGACTAGTGGTGGCAGTTTTAGCTGTGATGGCATTGCTAGTTTATTGGAAAAGCGTAGAAATGCCTCGTTTTTGGCGTACTTGGTCAATACCGATTGTGTTAGGAGGTTTAATCGGCGTATTGGTGCTAGCAGTGATATTTGTAGAGCCAGTGCGGCTGCGAGTCTTTAGTATTTTTGCCGACCGTAAAGATAGCAGTAATAATTTTCGCCGAAATGTGTGGGATGCTGTATTTGAAATGATTCGCGATCGCCCGATTTTCGGCATTGGGCCTGGTCACAACTCTTTTAATAAAGTTTATCCCCTCTACCAACGCCCTCGTTACACTGCTTTGAGCGCCTATTCGATATTGTTTGAAGTGACTGTAGAAACTGGCTTTGTTGGTTTAGCCTGCTTTCTTTGGCTATTAATTGTCACATTTAATACTGCACTTTTACAAATGCGACGATTGCGACAAATCAGAAGTGTAGAGGGATTTTGGTTAATTGGAGCGATCGCTATTTTGTTGGGTATGCTAGCTCACGGTACCGTAGATACTGTCTGGTATCGTCCTGAAGTCAATACTCTCTGGTGGCTGATCGTTGCCTTAATTGCAAGCTACTGGACACCTTTAGCTCAAAACCAGACAAATACAACTAACTCAGAACCAGCAGTAAATTAACATAAATAAATTGTCAGTTGTTTTCTTACCGAACAACTGACAACTTTTGAATTTTCCATAAATAAACTTTGAATTGTCTAATCTCTGTAGTTAGTGGCACTTGGGGCATTAGGGTCACGATAAGCTACAGGTTCGCGATCGTTCTTTTTGCCAACCAACCCGCCTAGACCCAATAAACCAAGCAATCCTAGCCAACCCCAATCAAAATCGTTGCGATCGTCAGTGGTGGTTGTTGGAGCAGTAGTAGTGGCTCCAGTGTCATTAGTTGTTTGAGCTTGTGCAGATAGAGTTAAAGGTAAAATTCCCATACTCAAGGTGAGAATGCCAGTGCCAACAGCGGTAATGAAATTACTTTTCATAAGTTG
This portion of the Nostoc sp. GT001 genome encodes:
- a CDS encoding WGxxGxxG family protein → MKSNFITAVGTGILTLSMGILPLTLSAQAQTTNDTGATTTAPTTTTDDRNDFDWGWLGLLGLLGLGGLVGKKNDREPVAYRDPNAPSATNYRD